A segment of the Bacteriovorax sp. BAL6_X genome:
TCGGATAAGAGCTGCCCCTAGAGATTCTCGCATTGGTGCCTTGGCCGTGAAGAGCTTATGGCCTCTTTTATCAAGCCTTTCTCCTGAGCAGTCGACAGAGACTTGGCACATATCTTCGTCAAAGCGAATAAAGATTATTGGTGCGTGACTCCATGTAAGTTCGCTATATTTTGACTTAAAGGGTTGTGCCTTCTGGTAATCAACAATGGCATCTCTTGCGGCCTTGATGATTTTCCGATCATCAAATAAGCGCGAGTTATGAGAGCTCACTTTAAATTCAAATTCTGTCGTTGGTATATAATCATTCCAATTTATCTTTGATAGTTTTTTGTAAAGCTTAGGAAGATCTCTTGCTTTAAACTCTTCTATTCTTAAAAGTGCCCTTGTTGGGATCTTTAAATATTTTATCAGTGTTAGAAGGGAAAAGAGATCTTGAGACTTAAGAAGTAGTCCACCATTCGTGTCACACTCTATTGATTTAAAGAATTCGTAACGAGTTAGCTCTCTTAGCTCTTCTTTGGCGAACTCCTCAAGACCTGGAGTTACTGAAAGAAATAATTCGAAAGTTTTTGAAGTTTTTTGCATATTATTTATATACACGATCTTGAGTTTATAACCAATTGATCATATATAAATGATATGGCTAAACAAAGTAAATACGGAACTCTCTATTTAATTGCAACTCCAATTGATGAGCAAAATCCTCTTGATACGACAGCTTTAAATTTATTAAAGTCTGGCATTGCTAGTCGAGAGCAAAGTCTCTTTTTGATCGAAGATTTGAAGCCTTGTCGAAGGCGTTGGATTCGTTTTGGACTTGATCGCGATATTATTGAAGACTTTATTCTCTTTAATGAACACACTCAAGTTGAGATTGAAAATGAAATCATTTCAAAGATACAAAGTGGTAAGAACGCTTATCTCATGAGTGATGGAGGGCTTCCAGCATTTTGTGATCCTGGCCAAAAACTTGTTAAGAGATGTCATGAGCTAGGTGTTCGTGTGACTTGTACTCCTCATAGTAATTCGATCTCACTTGCAGTTGCCCTCTCAGGTATTGATTGTGCAAATTTCACATTTGCTGGCTTTCCGCCTCGTAGGCCTGAGGAGCGTAAGGAGTTTTTGAAGAACTTGGCCAAGGTAAATATGCCTAAGGTTCTAATGGATACCCCTTACCGCTTAACGAGACTTCTTGAAGAATCTGTTGAAGTCTTCGGAGATCGAATCGCATTTATCGGCATGGAACTTAATGGAGAAGATGAAGAGCTTAAATATGGTAAGTTGTCGAAATTACTAAAAGAAGTTTCGGGGCTAAAGAAAGAGTTCATTCTTATTATTAAGTAATTGTATAAGGGCCTAGCAAATCAGATAGATTTTTCCAAAGCATAAATGGAATGTTGTTGCTTCGAATAAAATCTGCTAAATTGCCTAAATCATTAGGTATGTACATGAAAAGAGACAATTTAGAGGCCCAGGCCACGAGTGATCGTAAGCTTGAGCATATCAAATTAACGGATGCTGCTCAGACAGCACAAATCTTAGCTGATAAGCGCTTTTACTATGAGCCACTTTTTAGTGGTAATAGAGAAGTGCACGATCTCAGTCTTAACTTTGCTGGACATCAACTAGAATTACCTATTTGGGTATCATCAATGACTGGTGGAACAGGGGTTGCTGCAAAGATTAATGAAAATCTTGCACGGGCCTGCGCTGACTTTGGCATTGGAATGGGACTAGGCTCATGTCGAAAACTTCTTTCTAAGGAAGGTCGTAGTCAATACTTCAGCGACTTTGATATTTCTAAGTATACAGGTAAATCTCCATTTTATGCCAATCTTGGTGTGGCCCAATTAGAAGAGCTGATTGAAGATGGTGAACTTTATCGCGCCAAAGAGGTTGTTGAGCTACTTGGTGCTAATGGCCTAATTATTCACATAAATCCGGCCCAAGAATGGTTTCAACCTGAAGGTGACATAATTAAACGCTCTCCGCTAGAGATTATTACGATCTGTTTAGAAGAGTTTGATTTTCCAATTATCGTCAAAGAAGTAGGACAGGGGATGGGGCCAAAATCATTGGCCGCACTTATGCAATTGGAGCTGGCCGCAATAGAATTTGCTGCCTTTGGTGGAACTAATTTTTCTAAACTCGAATTTATTAGAAATTCCAATGATTTATCTATTCATGAACCTCTGTGTCATGTTGGCCATACTGCCCTCGAAATGGTAAATATGAGCAATCAGATTATCGATCAATTAGGAGAGCAGGTAAGGTGTAAGAACTTTATTATCTCGGGTGGTATTAAATCATATATTGATGGTTTCTACCTATGTAGTCTCTCAAAAGGAAATGCCATCTTTGGTATGGCCAGTGAGTTCTTAAAAACAGCAATGGTTGATTATGAAAGTGTAAGTCGACAGATTACACAAATAAAAGCAGGTCTAGCATTTGCTAATTCATACCTTAGTGTAAGGAGTGAAAATTGAAATTGATTCAAGGTTTTTCAAAACTAACAAAAGAGCAGAAAGTAGACTTTATCTCAAAGAATCTTGAGAATGGTTCAAAAGAACAGATCCTCTCTTTCTGGCATCAAGATCAAAAATTACAAAATACATTTGATGAATTCTCTGAGAATACCATCTCAAACTTCTTCTTACCTTATGGTGTGGTACCTAATTTTGTTATAAATCAAAAAGTCTATAACGTACCAATGGTTATTGAGGAAAGCTCTGTTGTTGCGGCACTATCAAAGGCCGCAAAGTTTTGGAGCTCGCGTGGTGGTTTTAAGGCCGAGATTATTGGTAGTGAGAAAATTGGTCAAGTGCACTTTGTTTACGAAGGTGACAAGGCCCAGCTTAAAGAGTTCTTTAATAATGGAAGAATCGACATTCTAAACTCTCTTACTCCATTAACAATTAATATGGATAAAAGAGGTGGTGGGATTCGTTCGATCGAGTTAGTAGATCTAACAGATAAGGAAGAAAACTACTATCAAATCAAGATGGCATTTGAAACTTGTGATGCAATGGGGGCCAACTTCATTAATTCAGTTTTAGAAGCTGTTGGGAAGTATTTAGAAAAAAGTCTAGGGGAGCATGTACAAGTTATTATGTGTATCCTTTCTAATTATACGCCTAATTGTAAGGCCCGTGCATGGGTTGAGTGTTCAATTGAAGACTTAAATGAAAAAAGTCTTGGAATGGATGCAAAAACTTTTGCACAAAAATTTGCTCGTGCAGTTCGCATTGCTCACATTGATCCACACCGTGCAACTACTCACAACAAAGGTATCTTTAATGGTATCGATGGTGTTGTTATCGCGACAGGAAATGATTTTAGGGCCGTAGAGGCCTGTGGCCATACTTATGCTGCAAGAGACGGACAATATCGCTCTTTAACTAATTGTAAAATTGAAGGTGATAAGTTCTTATTTGAAATTGAAATTCCGCTAGCACTGGGAACTGTTGGTGGTTTAACAAAGCTGCATCCATTAGCGAAGATGTCACTTGATATTTTAGAGCGGCCAAGTGCTAACGAGTTAATGATGATTACAGCAAGTGTAGGTCTTGCTCAAAATTTTGCGGCCTTAAAGAGTTTAGTGACAAGCGGTATTCAAAAAGGTCATATGAAGATGCACCTGATGAATATTTTGGGACAGCTTGAAGCAAGTGATGAAGAGAAAGAAAAAATTGCAGACTACTTTACGGACAAGGTTGTTTCGTTCAGTGCAGTTAGAGAACAACTAGAGAGTTTAAGAAACTAAATTATGAACACAACACACACAAGCAACACAATTTTAAAATATTTGGAAGGTGAACAATTTCTTGAACTTCCAAAGAACGGCCAACTATACTTTGGTCATGGAAAGCTACTTTTATCTGGAGAGTATTTTGTTTTAGACGGTGCTCAGGCACTTGGTCTACCAACGACTGTTGGACAGTCTCTTCGCGTTCAATACTCAGCTTCTTTTGACCCAAAATTATATTGGAAATCATATGATCCTGCAGGGAACCTATGGTTTGAAGTGATCTTTGAATTCTGGCACTTCAATATCTTAAATGACAACCCAACCAAGGAGATGATGGTTCTGCAACAGATGCTTAGACAAGCTCGAAAGCAGAATAAGCACTTCTTAAGAGATGGAGTTGATGTACATGTTGTTACTCAACTTGGATTTCCTCTTGAGTGGGGCCTAGGTTCATCTTCAACTTTAATTCATAATATTGCTGACTGGGCGATGGTGTCACCATTTGAGCTTGCATTTAACACTCTTGGCGGCTCTGGTTATGATATTGCTTGTGCGCAAAGTGATGATCCACTTATCTATCAAAAAAGTGGTGATGGGCCAAAGTGGTCACCGGTTGAATTCAATCCATCTTTTAAAAATAATCTATACTTTATTTACTTAGGTCATAAGAAAAACTCGCGTGATGCTATTGAGTACTATAATCAATTGCGTCCGCATTCGCCGGAGATCATCAATACGATCAGTGAGTTATCTAATCAGATTGCTTCTGCTAAGACGCAGGAAGAATTTAACTTTTTAATCCGTGCCCATGAAGAAATTATCGGTAAACAACTTAAGCTTAAACCTATTAAACAAGAGGCCTTTAGCGACTTTGATGGAGAAATTAAGTCTCTTGGTGCGTGGGGCGGTGACTTCATTCTTGCTTCAACTATGAATAATAGAAGGTACGTTTCTAATTACTTCGAGGAAAAAGGCCTAAAGGTCATCATTCCTTACCGTGATTTAATTGTCGATAATGAACCAAAAGTTGAAGCTAATAATGTCCACTAATTTTAAGTTAATGAATTATAAAATAAATAAATTAAACGACGGTCACTCTTTTAAAGTAAAGAGTCCTTCTAATATTGCGTTGATTAAGTACTGGGGAAAGTATGGAGAGCAGCTACCTTCAAATCCTTCTCTTAGTATTACTCTTGATAATGCCCATACTTTGACTACTTATAAGATTTCAAAATCGGATAAGTTTGAATTAAATTTTAAGTTTGAATCAATGAGTAATGAGAAGTTCCAGGCACGAGTTGAAAAGTTTTTTAACCGAGCAGTTGAGTTCTTCCCATTTATCAATGAATGTCGAATTGAAATGGATTCAATGAATTCATTTCCTCATTCTTCTGGAATTGCTTCCTCTGCAGCGTCGATGTCAAACTTTGCTAGTGCACTTTGTGAGATTGAAAAGGTTGTTACTGAAGAAGACCACGATGAAGAATACTACCAAAAGAAGGCCTCTTTTATGGCCCGTCTAGGTTCAGGTAGTGCATCTCGTTCTCTTTTTCCAAAAATGTCGATCTGGGGTAAGTCCGTTCAGGGAAGCTCTCAAGAATATGCTATAGGTTTAGATAGTTATGATAAGTCATTTGAAGGAATTTGTGACTCTATTGCTATTGTAAGCGCTAGTGAGAAGGCGGTAAGCTCTAGTGCTGGCCATGCTCTGATGAATACACATCCATTCGCAAAAACTCGTTTTTTAAATGCTTGTAATAATTTTAACTCACTTTGCTTTGCCTTGAGTCGTGGTGACTTTAAGTCCTTTGCTGAAATTGTTGAGGCCGAGGCCTTGGAATTACACGGCCTAATGATGAACTCGAAACCGTCATTTATTCTGATGGAACCAAATACATTAGCAATTATCGCTAAGATTAGAGATTTTAGAGGACAAACTGGTGCAAAGATTTGTTTCACTCTTGATGCTGGGCCAAATGTACATATACTTTACTTAAAAGAAGATGAGGCCAAAGTTCGCCAATTTATTGAAGAGGAAGTAAGAGGCCTTTGTCATAATAATGTTGTTATCCATGATCACATGGGCAATGGCATTGAAGTGGAATACTTAAGTCGAGATTCATAATGGAAAGTGTTGGCAGTTTTAGCGCAAAAATTCTTCTCTTTGGTGAGTACTCAATCATTCGCTCGTCAAAAGCGTTAGCGATGCCTTATTCGCTTTTTGATGGGAAACTAAACTTTCCTGAAAAGCAAAACACAGGAGTTGATTCTGAGTTATCTGCATTTTCACAGTACCTAAAGAAACAAAATGAGAAGGGAAATCTAAGTTTTAACTTTGATCATCAATCATTTTCTTTTGATATCTCAAGTGGCATTAGATTTAAGTCAACAATTCCACAAGGCTATGGGGTAGGGAGTTCCGGCGCATTATGCGCTGCTGTTTTTGACCGCTATGCTCGTATTAGCGATGAACAAAAAAATGATATAGCATTTTTAAAAGATTGCTTTAAAGAAATGGAATCCCACTTTCATGGATCTTCATCGGGCGTTGATCCACTAATTAGTTATTTAAATGTACCACTTCTAATTGATAGCAAGAAGCAACTGACTGAAGTTGTTTTAAAAAATGACTCTAAAGGTCCTGGGCTATTTCTTTTAAATACTGGCCGTGCCCGAAGAACAGAACCACTTGTAAACTTATTTATGGAAAAGTGTTCCTCTAAAGACTTCGCATATCTTTGTGATCGTGTTTTAACGCCAATATCTGATGAGTGTATAAAACATTATATTAATGATGATCGTGAAAAGCTTTGGAAGGAGTTTAAAGAGTTATCTTCTTTTCAATTTGAACATTTTAATCCGATGATTCCTGCACTTTACCGAGACCTTTGGACAGAAGGCCTTGAGTCGAATGATTTCTATTTAAAATTATGTGGTGCCGGTGGTGGTGGGTTTCTTCTCGGACTCGCACGCGATATCTCAAAGTTACCACCACAGCTTTCTAGTTTCGAAATTAGACCTGTTTAGATCGCCTCTGCAACAGTAGGCGTTTGTTTTAAAACACGTGCAAAGTCGCGTGGATTAATGAAGTCCTTTTCATTTGCATAGTTTTTAAAGTCACCTGTGGCCAATGTTGAGTTAGCAAAAGTTATTTCCTCTAAAAGTTCATCTTCCATTGCTTTTATAAGGGCGTTATTAAATGATCTCTTCGTTTGAATTCTTGCTGTAGGAGACTGCTTTGAGATACGAGTCACAATATCTTCTAGTTCATTTTCGCTATAAAGTATTTTACCAATTAGGCCTGCACCTATAAGAGCATCGGCACCTACACTTTGAGAAGATAATAGGTATTGCATAAGCTTTGCACTATTTGCTTTTTCATTAGTAAGAGTATTCATTCCGGCCATTGGTGTGATCCCCTTATCGAGTTGATTAAAAGTCACACTAAAAGAAGGAGCACAGTAGCGAATATCTCCACCCATTGCTAATTCAAGACTAAATGGACAAGCAGATTTCTGAAATGACCAAAGGATCGTCTGTGGTAACAACAGTTGTCCCCAACTAAGCCTTGCTAGTTGCTGTAGGGTATTACCAAGGTTTACTTCATCGAAAAACCTAAGTTCTTCTTTTTTGAATAATTCAATATCATCACTAGCAAATTTAAAAACTACAGAATGAATTTCAATTTTATTAGTTAACCAGTCAAAGAAGTGTTCAAGTTCATTTAAGTACGTTGAAGTATTGAAAAACTGTTCATCGTTGGCGATAACAACGTTACATGTACGAGTTTGTCTAGATAGTGAAATATTGAGTGTATTGTACTTAAAGAAATTACTCATTGATACCTTCCCTGGTCTTTAAAAAACTGCTATCCGATACAGTTTCTAGTTACTAAATGTAAACTCTCAGATCGATCCGTGATCTGTTAATAAAATTATTTCAATTTTGCTTTGGGTCTGTCAAATCTAAGAAGCTTTTTTTCTCATTAAATTTTCCACAAAAATACTTTCAGTGTTCTTATAAGAAATGGACTTATCACATGAATTTAATGTGTTAAGGATATATTCCTGTAGTTGAGTGCTTTGGTTGCTATTTACAATTCTTTTTGTATCCCTCGTTCTGAGGTTAAGTTGGAGTACCTGTTCATTTACCTCAGACTTTAAAAGGGCCTTAATAATTATTGCATGTAGGGTACTATTATTGAAGTCCCAGTTAGCTGCTTCTAAATCATTTATTGATTCTTGTGAGAGTTTCTTTATGCTCATATCGCGTTTCGTGCACTCATACTTAATATAGTGTTTTGCGATTTCAACAATTTCCGCTCGACGAAGTCGAAGAGGTGGAATATTAAGTTTTACCGTTGTAATGAGATTGTAGAGGTCTGTTAAAATGATGTCATTCTTTTCAAGTGCTTTTAGATCGTTAGTAGCAATAGTTACAATTCTTATTTTTAGCGACCTAATAATATTGTAAAAAGTTGTTTGTTCATCGTAACTTAGCATCTCAAGGTTTCTAACGATGAAATCTTTTATTCCCTTATTTGTCAGCTCGCTTATTTGTTCAAGCTTTTTATGATTGGCAACTTCATTATCATTAAAATCAATAACATTTTCATTATTATCGCCACAAATGTAGTGTGCATACGCAGTTTTTCCAAGGCCTACTTCTCCGTGGATATAGAGATTCTCCCTAGTGTTCTTAATAGTATTTAGTGTGTTAATTATCGATTGGCCGGTTTGCGACTTATCACTGAAAATGAAGTGGTCTGGAAGTTTATTTTCTACCTTTTCACTACTTATAGTATGCTTTTTACCCGCATAAAAATAAGAGATTAGACTAGCAATAATCTTTATGTTTTCAATCATCGTAAAATTAAATTTACCACCTGAAACACTATTGGACATACAGATAATACCAATACTTTCTCCATTATGATTAACGATAGGAGACATTAAAATATTTTTAATATCGACATCCACACCTGTTGCTTTTTTTTCATAAAAACTTTTGTTAATGATAACTTTATTGAAATAGGCTTCTTTTAGAATACTGTGAAAGCTATGATCCCTCGGTGTAATGTCACTATTTGTTCTTTCAATTTCAAACTCACCTGTTTTGGCATCAAAGAGAAAGATATGGTAGTTTTCACATCGAAAAATACTAGGAAGCTCATTTAAAATATCGATAATCTTACCACTATATGTCTTTTGAATTAAGCTTTGAAAAAGTGAAAATAATTCAACCCCATCATCACGATTGATCTTTATTTTATTTTGGCAGATTTGAAAGAGCTTATCTTTAAGCTTGGTAGTTCGGTAATGTGATAAAAAATCTTTCAAAAAGTATTTTAAAACTGTTGTTTGAGAATTTGGCTCAATTGAAATTCCATAAATAGTCTTTGTCACATCCTCACAGTAGATGAATGATCGGATGATTATTCCTGTTAGCTCAAAATCCCAGTTATTAAATAGCCTTTTGGTTGCTATCTTGATTTTTACTTTCTCGCCAATTGAATACTTTTGAGAACAAATGAAGTTTAGTCCCGATAGATTTATTGAGTCAATACGAACATTATTATGCTTGATATTTTCTCGCTCTACTGTGATAACTTCAGCATTTACTTTATCTTCCTCTTGAATTGGGAAGCGATATGATTTGAAAAATTTATAATTTTGAATATTAAATTTCAATGATTCCTCAATTATAGGTTCAATTTCAGATATCTCCTTATCGACGATTTCTTTAGAATTTTTATATCTCTCTAAGTTAAAGTTAGTAATTTTACTAGACGATAAATATTCATATGAAGAAACTTAGAAATTATCGTATTAAACTAAAAGAGTCAGATAATATAGAGTGTATTCTCTATGAAATGATTGGAGACTCAACTTCAAACTCATTTAATGTGGCCGTGGACAATATATCAACAACGGGTATCGGTGTCCTTATTGGAGAATATGTAGATAGTCAGATTTTTAAGATTGAAATCAAGTTTAAAAAAATACGACTGTTTCAAACAGTTAAGTTAAGACGATATCGCCCTAATTTTAACAATGTAGGTGATCATTACCTAGGCCTTGAGTTTATTGACTACGAGGTCGAAAGTATTATGAATTTGATGACAGAACTTGTTTCTTCAATGGGCAAAAGACGACTTCGAAACCTTATGTATGATATGGTTTTAAATGAGGCCGTGGCAGGCAATTATGATTCTGATAATACATTTGATAAAGATATCGATGATAATGTTTCTGTCTCAATGATTCTCGATTTATTTCACATCTTTAAAAATTATCGCAATAAAGTTGAACTGATAAAGTTATTCATTATAGAGGTCCAAAGAATTGTAAAGGCAAGAGACGCTAGGGCCTTTATTGTAGGGCATGATGAGCACACTTTCAGTGAGTTTGATTTTCAAACTAACCAGCTTAAAGAAATTGAGTACCCGATTGTTGGAATACTTGAGGAGCTGTACAACAATCCTCGTGGGATAAAGTCTAAATTCTCCCAATCTTTATCAAGTGATGAATTCTTTAATATGTACGAAGTTGTTAATAATACGACAATCTCTACATATATGATGTGTCCAATTTTTGATCATAATGAAAATATCTTTGGGATATTAAACTTTTCAAATAAAGAAAAGAATGAACTCTTTAGTGATAATGATCTAAAACAGGCGATGTTTTTAGCACGAGTTATTGGCCTTCTCTATTTTTATAAGAGTGATGAGATCGAAGAGTATGAAGAATATAATATTGACTACGATAATGAGTACGAAGATGATGTCGCTTTAGATACTTCTATGGGAATAAGTGTTTTTGCTAAAGGAGCACAATCGTTCTTAGAACAATATAGCGCGCCTAATGAAAAAGGGCCTGTTTATATTTATGGTGGTGAGGGAAGTGGTAAGTACTATCTTTGTGAGAAAATTGCTCGTCAGTCTAATACTGCCAACACTCATCTCGAGGTAGTTAATTGCTATGCTAAAATGTCAAAGAAGGATATTGACGATATCGTTGATA
Coding sequences within it:
- a CDS encoding RNA methyltransferase, giving the protein MQKTSKTFELFLSVTPGLEEFAKEELRELTRYEFFKSIECDTNGGLLLKSQDLFSLLTLIKYLKIPTRALLRIEEFKARDLPKLYKKLSKINWNDYIPTTEFEFKVSSHNSRLFDDRKIIKAARDAIVDYQKAQPFKSKYSELTWSHAPIIFIRFDEDMCQVSVDCSGERLDKRGHKLFTAKAPMRESLGAALIRFINNNEEEDFTLFDPMAGSGTIISEYLYQDQVNSKRNYNFENFPLFRKRPAQKVNILNDEIQRKAMANDIDQANIKAIKENLMEFDLKVTHEDFFKMEKVSEKNVVIACNLPYGKRIKTQKNIHEFVNDFYTKAQKIGAKSAYAVMPETFIIDNKFKAKKSQRINNGGIWVQFVKVEYS
- a CDS encoding SAM-dependent methyltransferase, whose amino-acid sequence is MAKQSKYGTLYLIATPIDEQNPLDTTALNLLKSGIASREQSLFLIEDLKPCRRRWIRFGLDRDIIEDFILFNEHTQVEIENEIISKIQSGKNAYLMSDGGLPAFCDPGQKLVKRCHELGVRVTCTPHSNSISLAVALSGIDCANFTFAGFPPRRPEERKEFLKNLAKVNMPKVLMDTPYRLTRLLEESVEVFGDRIAFIGMELNGEDEELKYGKLSKLLKEVSGLKKEFILIIK
- a CDS encoding type 2 isopentenyl-diphosphate Delta-isomerase; the encoded protein is MKRDNLEAQATSDRKLEHIKLTDAAQTAQILADKRFYYEPLFSGNREVHDLSLNFAGHQLELPIWVSSMTGGTGVAAKINENLARACADFGIGMGLGSCRKLLSKEGRSQYFSDFDISKYTGKSPFYANLGVAQLEELIEDGELYRAKEVVELLGANGLIIHINPAQEWFQPEGDIIKRSPLEIITICLEEFDFPIIVKEVGQGMGPKSLAALMQLELAAIEFAAFGGTNFSKLEFIRNSNDLSIHEPLCHVGHTALEMVNMSNQIIDQLGEQVRCKNFIISGGIKSYIDGFYLCSLSKGNAIFGMASEFLKTAMVDYESVSRQITQIKAGLAFANSYLSVRSEN
- a CDS encoding hydroxymethylglutaryl-CoA reductase, degradative, with the translated sequence MKLIQGFSKLTKEQKVDFISKNLENGSKEQILSFWHQDQKLQNTFDEFSENTISNFFLPYGVVPNFVINQKVYNVPMVIEESSVVAALSKAAKFWSSRGGFKAEIIGSEKIGQVHFVYEGDKAQLKEFFNNGRIDILNSLTPLTINMDKRGGGIRSIELVDLTDKEENYYQIKMAFETCDAMGANFINSVLEAVGKYLEKSLGEHVQVIMCILSNYTPNCKARAWVECSIEDLNEKSLGMDAKTFAQKFARAVRIAHIDPHRATTHNKGIFNGIDGVVIATGNDFRAVEACGHTYAARDGQYRSLTNCKIEGDKFLFEIEIPLALGTVGGLTKLHPLAKMSLDILERPSANELMMITASVGLAQNFAALKSLVTSGIQKGHMKMHLMNILGQLEASDEEKEKIADYFTDKVVSFSAVREQLESLRN
- a CDS encoding GYDIA family GHMP kinase is translated as MNTTHTSNTILKYLEGEQFLELPKNGQLYFGHGKLLLSGEYFVLDGAQALGLPTTVGQSLRVQYSASFDPKLYWKSYDPAGNLWFEVIFEFWHFNILNDNPTKEMMVLQQMLRQARKQNKHFLRDGVDVHVVTQLGFPLEWGLGSSSTLIHNIADWAMVSPFELAFNTLGGSGYDIACAQSDDPLIYQKSGDGPKWSPVEFNPSFKNNLYFIYLGHKKNSRDAIEYYNQLRPHSPEIINTISELSNQIASAKTQEEFNFLIRAHEEIIGKQLKLKPIKQEAFSDFDGEIKSLGAWGGDFILASTMNNRRYVSNYFEEKGLKVIIPYRDLIVDNEPKVEANNVH
- the mvaD gene encoding diphosphomevalonate decarboxylase, coding for MNYKINKLNDGHSFKVKSPSNIALIKYWGKYGEQLPSNPSLSITLDNAHTLTTYKISKSDKFELNFKFESMSNEKFQARVEKFFNRAVEFFPFINECRIEMDSMNSFPHSSGIASSAASMSNFASALCEIEKVVTEEDHDEEYYQKKASFMARLGSGSASRSLFPKMSIWGKSVQGSSQEYAIGLDSYDKSFEGICDSIAIVSASEKAVSSSAGHALMNTHPFAKTRFLNACNNFNSLCFALSRGDFKSFAEIVEAEALELHGLMMNSKPSFILMEPNTLAIIAKIRDFRGQTGAKICFTLDAGPNVHILYLKEDEAKVRQFIEEEVRGLCHNNVVIHDHMGNGIEVEYLSRDS
- a CDS encoding mevalonate kinase codes for the protein MESVGSFSAKILLFGEYSIIRSSKALAMPYSLFDGKLNFPEKQNTGVDSELSAFSQYLKKQNEKGNLSFNFDHQSFSFDISSGIRFKSTIPQGYGVGSSGALCAAVFDRYARISDEQKNDIAFLKDCFKEMESHFHGSSSGVDPLISYLNVPLLIDSKKQLTEVVLKNDSKGPGLFLLNTGRARRTEPLVNLFMEKCSSKDFAYLCDRVLTPISDECIKHYINDDREKLWKEFKELSSFQFEHFNPMIPALYRDLWTEGLESNDFYLKLCGAGGGGFLLGLARDISKLPPQLSSFEIRPV
- a CDS encoding enoyl-CoA hydratase/isomerase family protein translates to MSNFFKYNTLNISLSRQTRTCNVVIANDEQFFNTSTYLNELEHFFDWLTNKIEIHSVVFKFASDDIELFKKEELRFFDEVNLGNTLQQLARLSWGQLLLPQTILWSFQKSACPFSLELAMGGDIRYCAPSFSVTFNQLDKGITPMAGMNTLTNEKANSAKLMQYLLSSQSVGADALIGAGLIGKILYSENELEDIVTRISKQSPTARIQTKRSFNNALIKAMEDELLEEITFANSTLATGDFKNYANEKDFINPRDFARVLKQTPTVAEAI
- a CDS encoding sigma-54 interaction domain protein, encoding MKFNIQNYKFFKSYRFPIQEEDKVNAEVITVERENIKHNNVRIDSINLSGLNFICSQKYSIGEKVKIKIATKRLFNNWDFELTGIIIRSFIYCEDVTKTIYGISIEPNSQTTVLKYFLKDFLSHYRTTKLKDKLFQICQNKIKINRDDGVELFSLFQSLIQKTYSGKIIDILNELPSIFRCENYHIFLFDAKTGEFEIERTNSDITPRDHSFHSILKEAYFNKVIINKSFYEKKATGVDVDIKNILMSPIVNHNGESIGIICMSNSVSGGKFNFTMIENIKIIASLISYFYAGKKHTISSEKVENKLPDHFIFSDKSQTGQSIINTLNTIKNTRENLYIHGEVGLGKTAYAHYICGDNNENVIDFNDNEVANHKKLEQISELTNKGIKDFIVRNLEMLSYDEQTTFYNIIRSLKIRIVTIATNDLKALEKNDIILTDLYNLITTVKLNIPPLRLRRAEIVEIAKHYIKYECTKRDMSIKKLSQESINDLEAANWDFNNSTLHAIIIKALLKSEVNEQVLQLNLRTRDTKRIVNSNQSTQLQEYILNTLNSCDKSISYKNTESIFVENLMRKKAS